In Lacerta agilis isolate rLacAgi1 chromosome 1, rLacAgi1.pri, whole genome shotgun sequence, the following proteins share a genomic window:
- the FBXO34 gene encoding F-box only protein 34 → MMKSSCRAGLHRELLNSTSSALHPVKRISGMHLKPYLKLQKKERPLEISLDPPRSPPMSQPRLAEEEKPSSPEPSLFPTPSLRKPLGSLSPNTIGGSRSHAEGPGGKERRAALPATIHQGDDGEGPLDIWAIVKPGNTKEKVAFFAAQQCGDRSRVLSVKNKSTWDIDGRSTKRRKKSLDIKKAKVHLERMREASGRCYQPEPFACGIEHCSVHNVNDGLEGGFPGRPLSVVEMVAFLEQRASVLLADCSKNCPSASAVTKFPGQPKAAPLASPGPFPTPGACEAPSEKAACGGSSGGSDGKQQAEPLRVLDMVAKLESECLRRQNEREAGSLSRNNSFRRNVGRMLLASGAPPENDAGKAPPEAPGQEEPHAPLEGQLSLIAGAHAGNGHLTLEQGGSVSSSHGWLSSEKASKPTYPEAAQAPPHSLHSRKATVDCTPKEPATLPSLAPNARVRESVSISISVTKRDAGCRAAQPCDAALGEDPLPGRLFLLLSRCEPPQECLRSGETLPEECRVGPQGKETSLGDESLRLPALAPGEPQEAPSESAPQALSSSRLKRQRSHDFLETRFKIQQLLEPQQYLLFLPHHIIVKIFGLLPTRSLVALKCTCGYFKFLIGYYNIRPADSRWVRDPRYREDPCKQCKKKYTKGDVSLCRWHPKPYCQALPYGPGYWMCCHRSQRSVPGCRLGLHDNHWVPACHSFNRALHKKPREAEEDC, encoded by the exons ATGATGAAGAGTTCCTGCCGAGCTGGCCTCCACCGGGAACTGCTGAATTCCACATCCTCCGCGTTACACCCGGTCAAACG AATATCTGGCATGCACTTAAAGCCCTATCTCAAGTTACAGAAGAAAGAACGGCCTCTCGAAATAAGCCTGGACCCTCCCCGAAGCCCACCAATGAGCCAGCCGAGGTTGGCAGAAGAGGAGAAGCCCAGCAGCCCCGAGCCAAGCCTCTTTCCAACCCCATCTCTTCGGAAGCCATTGGGGTCCCTCTCCCCCAACACGATCGGCGGCAGCAGGAGCCACGCGGAAGGGCCCGGCGGGAAGGAGAGAAGAGCCGCCCTCCCGGCCACCATCCACCAGGGGGACGACGGAGAGGGGCCACTGGACATCTGGGCCATCGTGAAGCCGGGGAACACTAAGGAGAAGGTCGCCTTCTTTGCGGCCCAGCAATGCGGCGACCGCAGCCGGGTGCTCTCCGTGAAGAACAAGAGCACTTGGGACATCGACGGGAGGTCCACTAAGCGCAGGAAAAAGTCGCTGGATATCAAGAAGGCGAAGGTCCACCTGGAAAGGATGAGGGAGGCGAGCGGGAGGTGCTACCAGCCTGAGCCATTTGCCTGCGGCATTGAGCACTGCTCTGTCCATAATGTGAATGATGGCCTGGAGGGGGGCTTCCCGGGACGGCCCCTGTCGGTCGTCGAGATGGTTGCTTTCTTGGAGCAAAGAGCCAGCGTCTTGCTGGCCGACTGCTCCAAAAACTGCCCCAGTGCCTCTGCTGTGACCAAGTTCCCTGGCCAGCCCAAAGCCGCTCCCCTAGCCTCTCCCGGACCTTTCCCCACCCCAGGAGCCTGTGAAGCTCCCTCTGAAAAGGCAGCCTGTGgggggagcagcggcggcagcgatGGGAAGCAGCAGGCAGAGCCCCTTCGAGTGCTGGACATGGTGGCCAAGCTGGAGTCCGAGTGTCTCCGGCGCCAGAACGAACGCGAAGCCGGATCTCTCTCGAGGAACAACAGCTTCCGGCGGAACGTGGGGCGGATGCTGCTGGCGAGCGGGGCGCCCCCGGAGAACGACGCCGGCAAGGCGCCCCCAGAAGCTCCCGGCCAGGAAGAGCCCCATGCGCCGCTGGAAGGCCAGCTATCTTTGATCGCAGGTGCCCATGCTGGGAACGGCCATCTCACGCTTGAGCAGGGAGGGTCGGTCTCCTCCAGCCATGGCTGGCTCAGTTCTGAGAAGGCGAGCAAACCCACATATCCGGAAGCTGCTCAGGCACCCCCACATTCCTTGCACAGCAGAAAAGCGACGGTTGATTGTACGCCGAAGGAGCCAGCGACTCTTCCCAGCCTGGCTCCCAACGCACGAGTGAGAGAGTCCGTAAGCATTAGCATCTCTGTCACCAAGAGGGACGCCGGCTGCAGAGCCGCCCAGCCTTGCGACGCCGCCTTGGGCGAAGACCCTCTTCCGGGAAGACTCTTCTTGCTCCTGTCCAGGTGCGAGCCCCCCCAGGAGTGCCTGCGCTCGGGGGAGACCCTCCCCGAAGAGTGCCGAGTGGGCCCTCAAGGGAAGGAAACCTCCCTGGGCGATGAATCCCTGCGCCTGCCCGCCCTCGCTCCCGGGGAGCCCCAGGAAGCGCCGTCGGAAAGTGCCCCGCAGGCTCTCTCCTCCTCGCGCCTGAAGCGGCAGAGATCTCACGACTTCCTGGAGACCAGGTTCAAGATccagcagctcctggagccgCAACAGTACCTGCTCTTCCTGCCGCACCACATCATCGTAAAGATCTTCGGGCTGCTGCCCACCCGCAGCCTGGTGGCGCTCAAATGCACCTGCGGGTACTTCAAGTTCCTCATTGGGTACTACAACATCCGGCCGGCGGACTCCCGCTGGGTCCGCGACCCCCGCTACCGGGAAGACCCTTGCAAGCAGTGCAAGAAGAAGTACACTAAGGGCGACGTCTCGCTGTGCCGCTGGCACCCGAAGCCCTATTGCCAAGCCCTGCCCTACGGACCCGGCTACTGGATGTGCTGCCACCGGTCCCAGAGGAGCGTCCCCGGCTGCAGGCTCGGCCTCCACGACAACCACTGGGTGCCTGCCTGCCACAGCTTTAACCGTGCTCTGCACAAGAAACCCAGGGAGGCGGAAGAGGACTGTTAG